From the genome of Spirosomataceae bacterium TFI 002, one region includes:
- a CDS encoding putative heme-binding domain-containing protein codes for MKNRLFYLGIGLLALGLASYTSFKFSESAENPKISKLKVQAGFKAEHLFTPSDNDMGSWVSMCFDDKGRMITSDQYGGLYRLEIPAIGSPSSTPKVEKIEIKGENFTLGAAHGLLYAFNSLYVMVNNRPTDDLPKTSGFYRLQDTDGDDQYDKFTLLRELVGSGEHGPHSIKLSPDGKSLYVISGNYTDMPELDSYRLPKTWEYDNLFPEIKDPRGHANDRQQPGGWVANVDPEGKNWELISAGYRNPFDMAFNDIGDLFVYDADMEWDFGLPWYRPTRICHATSGSEFGWRTGDGKWLPSYPDNLPAIVNIGQGSPTNLLYLKDAKFPKKYKQSILAFDWSFGIMHALHLKPNGASYTATREEFLSGLPLPLTDGAIGPDGALYFLTGGRRIESDLYRVYYIGSEDTESSERTEITPENELRRKLEAYHNDNGQAGIPLALRMLDHPDRHVSYAARIVLEHQRPDAWSNAVLGSKSTHSRILGIIALARTAEPTMKNQLFQNLITIDYNSLSATQKLDFLRAVELVIARMGEPTDKGALIKYLDKQYPANDAEQNRSLSKILVKLEAPNAVKKTMDLLLSTKDLNQAGGETATNSADLILRNPRYGKDIAEMLAKVPPIEATYLAIVLSEAKTGWKKKDQVSYFNWFKNAFEYKGGNSYIGYINKARLKALENVPAKKKEYYDELSGGGMISQNGNNLEFDDYPKGPGKNWNMKSAMPLFEAELTGRDFKRGKAMYTATTCNRCHGMQGEGGNVGPDLTRLGTRFTTKDMLQAILDPNATISDQYAAEQIQLKNGESIVGRVVNEDDTNLNISQNPYAPDYIVTVKKADVVSRTYSTESSMLSGLVNSLNQEELKDLIAYLMAGGDETNKVFK; via the coding sequence ATGAAAAATAGACTATTCTATTTAGGAATTGGCTTGCTTGCTTTGGGACTCGCTTCCTACACTAGTTTCAAGTTTTCAGAATCTGCCGAAAACCCTAAAATTTCTAAACTAAAAGTTCAAGCTGGATTTAAAGCTGAACACTTATTTACTCCATCGGACAATGACATGGGTTCTTGGGTATCCATGTGTTTTGATGACAAAGGTCGCATGATTACATCGGATCAGTACGGAGGACTATACCGACTCGAAATACCCGCTATTGGCTCACCTTCAAGTACTCCTAAGGTGGAAAAGATTGAAATTAAAGGCGAAAACTTCACTTTAGGTGCAGCTCATGGATTATTGTACGCTTTCAATAGCTTGTACGTAATGGTAAACAATAGACCAACTGATGATTTACCTAAAACAAGTGGTTTTTATCGTTTGCAAGATACCGATGGTGACGACCAATATGATAAATTTACGCTCTTACGGGAGCTTGTAGGCTCAGGAGAACATGGTCCACACAGTATCAAATTATCACCAGATGGAAAATCACTTTATGTAATTTCTGGAAATTACACTGACATGCCTGAACTTGATTCTTACAGGTTACCCAAAACTTGGGAGTACGACAACCTTTTCCCTGAAATAAAAGATCCAAGAGGACACGCAAATGATCGCCAACAACCAGGTGGGTGGGTTGCCAATGTTGACCCTGAAGGGAAAAATTGGGAATTGATAAGTGCTGGATACAGAAATCCTTTCGATATGGCATTTAATGATATCGGAGATCTTTTTGTTTATGACGCCGATATGGAGTGGGATTTTGGACTTCCATGGTATCGTCCAACTCGAATTTGTCATGCAACCAGCGGTAGTGAGTTTGGTTGGAGAACTGGAGACGGAAAATGGCTTCCATCATATCCTGATAATTTGCCAGCAATTGTAAACATTGGTCAAGGATCACCTACCAATTTGCTTTACCTTAAAGATGCAAAGTTTCCTAAAAAGTATAAGCAGAGCATTTTAGCTTTTGACTGGTCATTTGGAATCATGCATGCATTACATTTAAAACCGAACGGAGCATCTTACACAGCTACTAGAGAAGAATTCCTTTCCGGTTTACCATTGCCTCTTACAGATGGAGCAATTGGACCAGATGGTGCCTTATATTTCTTAACAGGAGGCCGTAGAATAGAATCAGACCTATATAGAGTTTATTACATTGGAAGTGAGGATACCGAAAGTTCAGAACGAACTGAGATTACTCCAGAAAATGAATTGAGAAGAAAACTAGAAGCTTACCACAATGACAATGGCCAAGCAGGAATTCCATTAGCACTTAGAATGCTAGATCACCCTGATCGTCATGTTAGTTACGCTGCTAGAATTGTTTTGGAACATCAAAGACCAGATGCATGGTCAAATGCAGTTTTAGGTTCTAAAAGTACACACTCTAGGATTTTAGGAATTATTGCATTGGCAAGAACAGCTGAGCCTACAATGAAAAATCAATTGTTTCAAAACCTTATAACAATTGACTACAATTCTCTATCTGCAACTCAAAAACTTGACTTCTTAAGAGCTGTTGAATTGGTTATTGCAAGAATGGGAGAACCTACTGACAAAGGTGCACTTATCAAATACTTAGACAAGCAATACCCTGCAAACGATGCAGAACAAAACAGAAGTTTAAGTAAGATATTGGTTAAACTAGAAGCTCCAAACGCTGTCAAAAAGACGATGGACCTCTTGCTTTCGACCAAAGATTTAAATCAAGCGGGAGGAGAAACAGCTACGAATTCGGCCGATTTGATTTTAAGAAACCCTAGATATGGTAAAGACATCGCAGAAATGTTAGCAAAAGTACCACCAATTGAGGCAACTTATTTAGCAATTGTTCTCAGCGAGGCGAAAACTGGTTGGAAGAAAAAAGATCAAGTCTCTTATTTCAATTGGTTCAAAAATGCTTTCGAATACAAAGGAGGAAATAGCTACATAGGTTATATCAACAAGGCTAGACTAAAAGCATTGGAAAACGTTCCTGCTAAGAAAAAGGAATATTACGATGAATTGTCAGGAGGAGGAATGATCAGTCAAAACGGTAACAATTTAGAATTTGACGATTATCCAAAAGGACCTGGAAAAAATTGGAATATGAAATCTGCAATGCCTTTATTTGAAGCAGAACTTACAGGAAGAGACTTCAAACGAGGAAAAGCGATGTACACTGCCACAACTTGTAATCGTTGTCACGGAATGCAGGGAGAAGGAGGAAATGTAGGCCCAGACCTAACAAGGTTAGGAACAAGATTTACCACAAAAGACATGCTTCAGGCAATCTTGGACCCAAATGCGACCATTTCTGATCAATATGCTGCGGAGCAAATTCAGCTTAAAAATGGAGAGAGTATTGTGGGTAGAGTAGTAAATGAGGATGATACTAACCTTAATATTTCTCAGAATCCATATGCACCAGATTACATAGTTACTGTAAAAAAGGCAGATGTAGTTTCTCGTACTTATTCCACAGAATCATCTATGCTGTCTGGTTTAGTAAATTCATTAAACCAAGAGGAGTTAAAAGACCTTATTGCCTATTTAATGGCTGGTGGAGATGAAACAAACAAAGTGTTCAAGTAG
- a CDS encoding hydroxypyruvate isomerase, with protein sequence MKKSNRRSALKNIVGTATVLGGTIGLGDVFAANNQLLGPQLNGKINHSVCRWCYKDIEFETLCKEAVKIGLKSIELTGPEEWPILKKYGLTSAMPWGAGKGIVEGFNNPALHDELVASYEEIFPKLKAAGLDKVICFSGNRKGMSSEQGLANCATGLKRLMPSAEKYGITMVMELLNSKVNHADYMCDTTPWGAALCDAVGSEHFKLLYDIYHMQIMEGDVIATIRKYNKYIAHYHTGGVPGRNEIDDTQELNYPAIMKAIVDTGYKGYVGQEFIPKRDAITSLQQGVQICDVA encoded by the coding sequence ATGAAAAAATCAAATAGAAGATCTGCTTTGAAAAACATAGTAGGCACTGCCACAGTTTTAGGTGGCACTATTGGCTTAGGGGATGTTTTCGCAGCTAATAATCAACTTCTTGGTCCACAACTAAATGGAAAAATCAATCATTCAGTATGTAGATGGTGTTATAAAGACATAGAATTTGAAACGCTATGTAAAGAAGCCGTAAAAATAGGACTTAAGTCTATTGAACTTACTGGTCCAGAAGAGTGGCCAATACTTAAGAAATATGGTTTAACATCTGCAATGCCATGGGGTGCAGGAAAGGGAATTGTAGAAGGATTTAATAACCCAGCTCTTCACGATGAACTTGTTGCGAGTTATGAAGAAATATTCCCCAAACTTAAAGCTGCAGGACTCGACAAGGTTATTTGCTTTTCTGGAAATAGAAAAGGAATGAGCTCTGAACAAGGATTGGCAAACTGTGCTACAGGTCTTAAACGCCTTATGCCTTCGGCTGAAAAATACGGAATCACAATGGTAATGGAGCTGCTTAATAGCAAAGTTAATCATGCAGACTATATGTGTGACACGACGCCATGGGGAGCTGCATTATGTGATGCAGTAGGTAGCGAGCACTTCAAGCTCCTTTACGACATCTACCACATGCAAATCATGGAAGGTGACGTAATAGCAACGATTAGAAAATACAACAAATACATAGCTCATTATCATACAGGAGGTGTTCCCGGTCGTAACGAAATTGACGATACGCAAGAGCTAAACTATCCAGCAATAATGAAAGCGATAGTTGACACTGGATACAAAGGGTATGTAGGACAGGAATTTATTCCAAAGCGTGATGCAATAACTTCTTTACAACAAGGTGTACAAATATGTGATGTTGCTTAA
- a CDS encoding D-3-phosphoglycerate dehydrogenase, whose amino-acid sequence MKILIVDEMHESIVRMPEELGLDVDYFPKISFQEVLEKVGEYEGLIIRSKFNIDANFLSHAPKLKFIGRAGAGLDLIDTKACERHNIAVFGANEANKVAVSEHLIGMILSLLHRIVKADSEVRKGQWFREENRAEELFGKKVGLIGYGNNGQATAERLAAFGCQIYAYDKYKYGFGNHLVTECTLETIFEEAEIVSLHIPLTDETVNWFNEDLIQKFKKDFFFCNIARGEIANLSDVVNGLKSGKIRGACLDVIENEKLGTLSPSQKITFDDLVSFPNVIITPHVAGWSNESYVKINNVLRDKIKRFLGHI is encoded by the coding sequence ATGAAGATTTTGATTGTTGATGAAATGCACGAAAGTATTGTGCGGATGCCCGAAGAATTGGGTTTAGATGTAGATTATTTTCCAAAAATTAGTTTTCAGGAGGTTTTGGAGAAGGTTGGGGAATATGAAGGTTTGATTATTCGAAGCAAATTTAATATTGATGCCAATTTTTTATCTCATGCCCCAAAATTAAAATTTATCGGTCGAGCAGGTGCTGGATTAGACTTAATAGACACAAAGGCTTGTGAGCGGCACAATATTGCTGTATTTGGTGCAAATGAGGCTAATAAAGTTGCGGTGTCAGAGCATTTGATTGGAATGATCCTTAGTCTCTTACATCGTATTGTGAAGGCCGACAGTGAGGTAAGGAAAGGGCAGTGGTTTAGAGAGGAAAATAGGGCAGAGGAGCTTTTTGGGAAAAAGGTTGGTCTTATTGGTTATGGCAACAATGGGCAGGCCACTGCAGAAAGACTTGCAGCTTTTGGTTGCCAAATATATGCTTATGATAAATATAAATATGGTTTTGGTAATCACCTAGTTACCGAATGTACTTTAGAAACTATTTTTGAAGAAGCAGAGATTGTTAGTTTACACATACCTCTTACAGATGAAACTGTAAATTGGTTTAATGAAGATCTGATACAAAAATTTAAAAAGGACTTTTTCTTTTGTAACATTGCTAGAGGAGAAATAGCGAACTTAAGTGATGTTGTGAACGGACTAAAAAGTGGTAAAATAAGAGGAGCTTGCTTAGATGTGATTGAAAACGAAAAGCTTGGAACTTTATCTCCCTCTCAGAAAATTACTTTTGATGACTTGGTTTCATTTCCCAATGTGATCATTACTCCTCATGTTGCCGGCTGGTCCAATGAGTCATATGTAAAGATCAATAATGTGTTGCGTGATAAGATTAAGCGTTTCTTAGGACATATATAA
- a CDS encoding 4-hydroxythreonine-4-phosphate dehydrogenase, with amino-acid sequence MQNEFLPTLGITIGDINGIGPEVIIKSLADSTILKHCNIIIYGSGRHLSKYKNEIGQNDFQFFTIKDAKQASPKKINLINCYDGDYFDLHIGKIKPEAGKLAYQSLARATEDLKNGFLEAIVTAPISKDNIQSENFKFPGHTEYLAHAFGNDEALMFMVSEELKMAVVTGHVPLEGVKKQITKKQIEKKLKMLLKSLTLDFGIQKPKIAVLGLNPHAGENGVLGKEELELINPVIEEFKSKGELVFGPFPSDGFFGNVQWKKFDGVLAMYHDQGLTPFKMIAFDSGVNFTAGLPFIRTSPDHGTAFDIAGKNIADAGSMLNAIYFALDIWRKRTENEDLAHNAMPPIKIDRRAKKGT; translated from the coding sequence ATGCAGAACGAATTCCTACCAACTTTAGGAATTACCATCGGAGACATCAATGGCATTGGCCCCGAAGTAATTATAAAATCTTTGGCCGATTCTACGATTCTAAAACATTGCAATATTATAATTTACGGATCGGGTAGACACTTGAGTAAATACAAAAACGAAATCGGTCAAAATGATTTTCAGTTTTTTACTATCAAGGATGCTAAGCAAGCCAGTCCCAAGAAGATAAACCTTATTAATTGCTACGATGGGGATTATTTTGACCTACATATTGGAAAAATAAAACCCGAGGCAGGGAAGCTCGCATATCAATCACTTGCAAGAGCAACAGAAGACTTGAAAAATGGTTTTTTAGAAGCAATAGTAACAGCTCCTATTTCTAAAGACAATATTCAAAGTGAAAACTTTAAATTTCCAGGCCATACCGAATACCTAGCCCATGCTTTCGGAAACGATGAAGCACTCATGTTCATGGTTAGCGAAGAACTTAAAATGGCGGTAGTTACAGGTCATGTTCCTCTTGAAGGTGTCAAAAAGCAAATCACAAAAAAGCAAATTGAGAAAAAGCTTAAAATGCTTTTAAAGTCACTAACTCTTGATTTTGGAATTCAGAAACCTAAAATTGCCGTTTTAGGCCTAAATCCACATGCAGGAGAAAATGGAGTCTTAGGTAAAGAAGAGTTGGAATTAATCAATCCTGTAATTGAGGAATTCAAATCAAAAGGAGAGTTGGTTTTTGGACCATTTCCTAGCGATGGTTTCTTTGGAAATGTGCAGTGGAAAAAATTTGATGGCGTATTGGCAATGTATCATGACCAAGGACTTACGCCTTTCAAGATGATTGCATTCGATAGCGGAGTTAATTTTACTGCAGGTTTACCATTTATCAGAACTTCTCCTGATCACGGAACTGCATTTGATATTGCTGGTAAAAATATCGCTGATGCTGGCTCTATGCTAAATGCAATTTACTTTGCACTTGACATTTGGAGAAAACGTACAGAAAATGAAGATTTGGCACATAATGCTATGCCACCAATTAAAATTGATCGTAGGGCTAAAAAGGGAACTTGA
- a CDS encoding Site-specific recombinase XerD — MTHLIERFTEYLKTGKYNSSTIAAYRNAIFVFHNHFWNLPQSKVSDDLVGTYLKDLADKKDPQEVIQAGKAIKLFYEVIFNKVLNIKATGESKNDKLPVVLNKEEVRRIFQAVKNIKHKALLLLIYNSGLRISEVLTIKVSHLNFEERNITLIGDQDKPDRTLRVAPNSLDFIRRYMRKHNPTDLLFPGEKGNPYSSRNVQLFFRAALKNSGVKKDATVHTLRHSFAVHSLEAGMDIHILQEILGHKFLQTTSLYNQMINLRMDELRSPLEDIDLSVGEIKFPF, encoded by the coding sequence GTGACCCATTTAATTGAAAGATTTACTGAGTATTTAAAAACTGGTAAATATAATAGTAGTACAATTGCAGCCTATAGGAATGCAATTTTTGTGTTTCATAATCATTTTTGGAACCTGCCTCAGAGTAAGGTAAGTGATGATCTTGTGGGTACATACCTCAAGGATCTCGCAGATAAAAAAGACCCTCAAGAAGTTATTCAAGCAGGTAAGGCGATCAAGCTTTTCTATGAAGTAATCTTCAATAAAGTTCTTAATATAAAAGCCACTGGTGAGTCTAAGAATGACAAACTTCCGGTTGTTTTAAATAAAGAAGAAGTAAGAAGGATATTTCAAGCGGTAAAGAATATCAAGCACAAAGCTCTTTTATTACTAATCTATAATTCAGGATTAAGAATTAGTGAAGTCCTTACCATAAAGGTGAGTCATTTAAATTTTGAAGAACGAAATATCACGCTTATTGGCGATCAGGACAAGCCGGATAGAACGCTTAGAGTTGCTCCTAATAGTTTAGATTTCATTCGCAGGTACATGCGAAAGCACAATCCAACAGACTTACTATTTCCTGGCGAAAAGGGTAATCCATATTCATCTAGAAATGTGCAACTATTCTTTCGAGCAGCGTTGAAAAACTCTGGTGTTAAGAAGGATGCAACTGTTCATACGCTAAGACACAGCTTTGCCGTACACAGCCTAGAAGCAGGCATGGATATTCATATTCTTCAAGAGATATTAGGACATAAGTTCTTGCAGACTACCTCTCTCTATAACCAAATGATCAATTTGCGTATGGATGAGTTGAGGAGCCCACTAGAAGATATAGATCTTAGTGTAGGTGAAATCAAGTTCCCTTTTTAG
- a CDS encoding Calcineurin-like phosphoesterase, with amino-acid sequence MKTFVLLLLSSLSAIAQINFKTPTTQGPTPWSNLKFNDKPGQFQFAIVTDRTGGHRPGVFEDGVKKLNLLQPEFVMSVGDLIEGYTRDTVKIKTQWDEFDGFISKLQMPFFYLPGNHDYTNEVMRDTWAKRYGPDHYYFIYQDVLFLCLNSEDNLRGSTKGSIGDPQYDWIKKVLAENKEVKWTMVFMHQPLWDQTTDPMRWFDVEGLLKPRKHTVFVGHKHNYVAYERNNSNYYILATTGGGSSLRGPELGEFDHLTWVTMTDEGPIMANLALNGIHDDKVFTSDMKAFSSKVFASKMIKIDPLKVTSDNFQNSEIEIRITNDLNLPMKVKLSHSFNWDMKADIENAEQDLGPNSVSFAKMTVSSRRAKAISEMSALKVKAIVEIPSHYNLPAMEIPFVFEIKPE; translated from the coding sequence ATGAAAACATTCGTACTTCTACTACTTAGTAGCCTTTCGGCTATTGCTCAGATCAACTTTAAAACGCCCACTACGCAAGGCCCAACTCCTTGGTCAAACTTGAAGTTTAACGATAAGCCGGGACAATTTCAATTTGCTATTGTAACGGATAGAACCGGTGGACATAGACCTGGAGTATTTGAAGATGGGGTAAAAAAGTTAAATCTTCTCCAACCCGAATTTGTGATGTCTGTCGGTGATTTGATAGAAGGGTATACTAGAGACACAGTAAAAATAAAAACTCAGTGGGACGAATTTGATGGGTTTATATCAAAGCTTCAAATGCCATTTTTTTACTTGCCAGGAAACCATGATTACACCAACGAAGTAATGAGAGATACTTGGGCAAAAAGATACGGCCCAGATCACTATTATTTTATTTATCAAGATGTATTATTTCTCTGTCTTAACTCTGAGGATAATTTGAGAGGGTCTACAAAAGGTAGTATCGGAGATCCACAATATGATTGGATTAAAAAGGTTTTGGCAGAAAATAAAGAGGTGAAGTGGACGATGGTTTTTATGCATCAGCCGCTTTGGGATCAAACTACAGATCCAATGAGATGGTTTGATGTAGAAGGTTTATTGAAGCCAAGAAAGCACACTGTTTTTGTAGGTCATAAGCACAACTATGTGGCATATGAGCGAAATAATAGCAATTACTACATCTTGGCAACAACTGGTGGAGGATCCTCGCTTAGAGGCCCTGAACTTGGAGAATTTGATCACCTTACTTGGGTTACCATGACGGATGAGGGTCCAATTATGGCTAACTTAGCCTTAAATGGGATTCATGATGATAAAGTTTTCACTTCAGATATGAAAGCTTTTAGTTCCAAAGTGTTCGCTAGCAAGATGATCAAGATCGATCCGTTGAAAGTTACAAGTGATAATTTCCAAAACTCCGAAATAGAGATCAGGATTACCAACGATCTTAATTTGCCTATGAAAGTCAAGTTATCGCATTCTTTTAATTGGGATATGAAAGCTGATATAGAGAACGCTGAACAAGACTTAGGGCCAAATTCTGTTTCATTTGCGAAAATGACAGTGAGTAGTAGGAGAGCTAAGGCAATTTCCGAAATGTCAGCCCTTAAAGTGAAAGCAATTGTCGAAATTCCTAGTCACTATAACCTACCAGCAATGGAAATTCCATTTGTTTTCGAGATAAAACCAGAATAA
- a CDS encoding Type I phosphodiesterase / nucleotide pyrophosphatase, which produces MKNFFLFFMLIIANSAFGQKKKCLLILVDGIPIDVLQKTATPHIDKIASMGSFAKAFVGGEQGGESESPTISAVGYNSMLTGTWANKHNVWGNSIKAPNYTYTSIFQVARASNNEAKLAIYSTWEDNRTKLLGENLPETNNLMLDIAFDGYENDTNSFPHDANREYIKNIDQLVVREASTSILKNGPDLSWVYLEYTDDMGHKYGDSPQMTAAVELVDEQIGKLYKAVQKREKKYKEEWLFIVTTDHGRDLKTGKNHGGQSERERTIWILSNQKQVNDRFQNGLAIVDIFPSVVQFMNFELTKEVASNLDGKSFLK; this is translated from the coding sequence ATGAAAAACTTTTTCCTATTCTTCATGCTCATCATAGCAAACTCAGCTTTTGGGCAAAAAAAGAAGTGTTTGTTAATCTTGGTCGATGGTATTCCAATTGATGTTCTTCAAAAAACTGCTACTCCTCATATTGACAAAATAGCATCAATGGGAAGTTTTGCAAAAGCATTTGTAGGTGGTGAACAAGGTGGTGAAAGCGAGTCTCCAACAATTTCTGCGGTTGGATATAATAGCATGCTAACAGGTACTTGGGCAAATAAACACAATGTATGGGGCAACAGTATCAAGGCTCCGAATTACACTTATACTTCTATTTTTCAAGTAGCAAGAGCAAGTAACAATGAAGCAAAATTGGCCATATATTCTACTTGGGAAGACAATAGAACCAAGCTTTTGGGAGAAAACCTTCCCGAAACTAATAACTTAATGCTCGATATAGCTTTTGATGGCTATGAAAACGACACAAATTCTTTTCCTCATGATGCCAATAGAGAATATATAAAGAACATAGATCAGTTAGTAGTGAGAGAAGCAAGTACGAGTATTCTCAAAAATGGCCCAGACCTTTCTTGGGTTTATTTAGAATATACTGATGATATGGGGCACAAGTATGGAGATAGTCCGCAAATGACGGCTGCAGTAGAACTCGTAGATGAACAAATCGGAAAGCTTTACAAAGCGGTTCAAAAACGAGAAAAGAAATATAAAGAAGAGTGGTTATTCATAGTTACCACTGACCATGGAAGAGACTTAAAAACAGGTAAAAACCACGGAGGACAGAGTGAAAGAGAAAGAACCATATGGATTCTTAGCAATCAAAAACAGGTAAACGATAGGTTTCAAAACGGATTGGCAATAGTAGATATATTTCCTTCTGTAGTGCAGTTTATGAATTTCGAACTTACCAAAGAAGTCGCGTCTAATTTAGACGGTAAGTCATTTTTAAAATAA